The proteins below are encoded in one region of Brachionichthys hirsutus isolate HB-005 chromosome 12, CSIRO-AGI_Bhir_v1, whole genome shotgun sequence:
- the tex30 gene encoding testis-expressed protein 30, which translates to MEKTNEETVRIPFGTSYLDATLCCPPSVEDVHTAVILTHGAGGDRNFKHLVSLSRSLTANGSICLRFTCKSLNLGYRVKAYRAVWDYLKSLEKFTLKRIFVGGRSMGSRAAAALARQLRVESEEAVQGIVCLSFPLHSPAQTNNHRQRTEDLRGLPEHMPVLFVSGTEDRMCDRVLFDGTVKEMKAQVEVVWLRGGSHGLTVKGRSDDSVLDEVNAQIITWMNKQGT; encoded by the exons ATGGAAAAGACTAACGAG GAAACCGTGAGGATACCATTTGGGACAAGCTATCTGGATGCTACCTTGTGTTGCCCTCCATCGGTGGAAGATGTTCATACCGCCGTCATCCTCACACACGGGGCAGGTGGAGACAGGAACTTCAAACATCTCGTTTCTCTTTCACGCTCCTTGACTGCAAACGGCTCCATTTGTCTGCGATTCACATGCAAGTCTTTAAACTTGGGTTACAGGGTTAAGGCATACCGCGCTGTGTGG gaCTACTTGAAATCACTAGAGAAGTTCACTTTAAAGCGCATCTTTGTTGGAG GCAGATCAATGGGATCTCGTGCGGCTGCGGCTTTAGCCAGACAGCTGCGTGTTGAATCCGAGGAGGCTGTGCAGGGCATCGTCTGCCTTTCTTTCCCCCTGCATTCCCCAGCTCAGACAAACAACCATCGACAACGGACCGAAGATCTCAGGGGGCTACCTGAACACATGCCTGTGCTGTTTGTGTCCGGCACTGAAGACCGCATGTGTGACAGG gTTCTTTTTGATGGCAcggtgaaagaaatgaaagctcAAGTCGAGGTTGTTTGGCTCAGAGGAGGTAGCCACGGACTAACTGTGAAGGGGAGGTCGGATGATTCGGTGTTGGATGAAGTGAATGCACAAATCATCACCTGGATGAATAAACAGGGAACTTAG
- the poglut2 gene encoding protein O-glucosyltransferase 2, which produces MYLRLLCWFALPCLALFGHGVRAGSGVSAAKTLVWGPGLEADIVLPARFFYIQAVDSSGKNLTASPGEKTYEVKIESSAEQFTRIWIQVLDRQDGSFLVRYRMYASYADIHVHVLLDNKHVAESPFILKGPVYHEGCDCPQPSGSVWEDRMRCPRSFPQIDGDLAQYVSVDPDRNAREIPQRFGQRQSLCHYTVKDNKVFVQTFGEHVGFRIFMDSILLSLSRKVRLPDMEFFVNLGDWPLEKRKPTESIHPIFSWCGSNNTRDIVMPTYDLTESVLETMGRVSLDMTSVQANTGPPWAEKNATAFWRGRDSRQERLELVKLSRAHPDAIDAAFTNFFFFKHDESLYGPLVKHVSFFDFFKYKYQINIDGTVAAYRLPYLLAGDSVVLKQDSSYYEHFYTELRPWEHYVPVRADLGDLLDKIQWARDHDEEVKKIAQAGQQFARSHLMGDRIFCYYYKLFQEYAKLQVTEPRIREGMELVEQSSDDLFPCFCHRTRTKDEL; this is translated from the exons ATGTACCTTCGACTACTGTGTTGGTTTGCGCTGCCCTGTCTGGCTCTGTTCGGACATGGAGTTCGGGCAGGCTCCGGAGTCAGTGCGGCAAAAACTTTAGTCTGGGGACCAGGACTGGAGGCAGACATTGTCCTACCAGCTCGCTTTTTCTACATACAGGCGGTGGACAGCTCTGGGAAGAA CTTGACCGCTTCACCTGGCGAGAAGACCTACGAGGTGAAGATTGAGTCTTCAGCGGAGCAGTTCACCAGGATCTGGATCCAGGTCCTGGATCGTCAGGATGGTTCCTTCCTCGTTCGCTACAGAATGTATGCCAGCTATGCGGACATTCACGTCCACGTTCTCCTCGACAACAAGCACGTTGCCGAGTCACCATTCATTCTCAAAG GCCCAGTCTACCATGAAGGTTGCGACTGTCCCCAGCCGAGTGGTTCTGTATGGGAGGACCGCATGCGCTGTCCTCGGTCCTTCCCCCAGATAGACGGGGACTTGGCCCAGTATGTCAGCGTGGACCCGGATCGCAACGCGCGTGAGATCCCTCAGCGCTTTGGACAAAGGCAAAGCCTCTGCCACTACACCGTCAAAGACAACAAG GTCTTCGTTCAAACGTTTGGAGAGCATGTCGGTTTCAGAATCTTTATGGATTCCATCCTGCTCTCACTCAGCAGAAAG GTGCGACTCCCAGATATGGAGTTTTTTGTCAACCTGGGTGACTGGCCGTTGGAGAAGAGAAAACCCACTGAGAGCATTCATCCCATCTTTTCCTGGTGTGGCTCTAACAATACCAGAGATATCGTCATGCCGACCTACGACCTGACCGAGTCTGTTCTCGAGACCATGGGGAG AGTCAGTCTGGACATGACGTCAGTGCAGGCCAACACGGGGCCGCCGTGGGCAGAGAAGAACGCCACCGCCTTCTGGAGGGGCCGGGACAGCCGCCAGGAACGCTTGGAGCTGGTCAAGCTTTCGAGGGCTCACCCCGACGCGATAGACGCTGCCTTTAccaacttcttcttcttcaagcATGACGAGAGTCTCTACGGGCCGCTGGTCAAGCATGTTTCCTTCTTTGACTTCTTCAAA TACAAATACCAAATAAACATTGATGGGACTGTGGCGGCGTATCGTCTGCCGTACCTGTTGGCGGGAGACAGCGTGGTCTTAAAGCAGGATTCGAGCTACTACGAACATTTCTACACGGAGCTCCGGCCGTGGGAGCACTACGTCCCAGTCAGAGCAGACCTCGGAGATCTGTTGGACAAGATTCAGTGGGCTCGTGACCACGATGAAGAG GTTAAAAAAATTGCACAGGCAGGCCAGCAGTTTGCCCGAAGTCATCTTATGGGAGACAGAATATTTTGCTACTATTATAAACTTTTCCAG GAATATGCCAAACTCCAGGTCACAGAGCCCAGGATTCGTGAAGGCATGGAGCTTGTGGAGCAGAGCAGTGATGATCTGTTTCCCTGTTTCTGCCACAGGACCAGG ACAAAAGATGAACTGTGA